From one Ooceraea biroi isolate clonal line C1 chromosome 7, Obir_v5.4, whole genome shotgun sequence genomic stretch:
- the LOC113562267 gene encoding neuroligin-4, X-linked-like — protein sequence MSRMLRLELVGLLLLTCTQILTEHRDFHEPRNQYGYHRFPDFQERMTREVRVKEGRLRGMVIQPMTNYNLQLVDVFLGIPYAEPPVGSFRFSPPRSPQPWRGVRQSQEFAPVCPQVLPNLQDEVKPGRYEYLERHLPYLRNQSEDCLYLNIYAPHQAEGECERSCRS from the exons ATGTCCAGAATGTTGCGCCTGGAGCTGGTGGGTCTTCTGCTGTTGACCTGCACGCAGATCCTCACGGAGCACCGCGACTTCCACGAGCCGCGGAATCAGTACGGTTATCACCGATTTCCCGACTTTCAGGAGAGGATGACGAGGGAAGTCCGCGTCAAAGAGGGGCGATTACGCGGCATGGTGATCCAACCGATGACCAATTATAACTTGCAGCTTGTTGACGTTTTCCTTG GGATTCCTTACGCGGAACCTCCCGTGGGATCCTTCAGGTTTTCACCGCCTCGCTCACCGCAGCCCTGGAGGGGGGTACGGCAGTCGCAGGAATTTGCCCCAGTTTGCCCGCAAGTTTTGCCGAATCTTCAGGACGAGGTGAAGCCAGGCAGGTACGAGTACTTGGAGAGACATCTGCCGTACCTGAGGAACCAGAGCGAGGACTGTCTGTACCTTAACATCTACGCTCCTCATCAGGCCGAAGGTGAGTGCGAACGATCATGTCGCTCATGA